A window of Macrotis lagotis isolate mMagLag1 chromosome 1, bilby.v1.9.chrom.fasta, whole genome shotgun sequence genomic DNA:
TGGATTCAAATGGTGGAGAGAATCTAGGACCCTCCCTGAGCTTTTCCTAGATTCctttaaaaacaactttaaatgaaaccttaTCAGactctggagtgacagaacccataaaaagacaGAATGACACAATTCTTcagctcaagatatcttggaggaagatcaggaaaggtctgtctcatttAGGTGAAAAGGTAGCACATCCTAGCGCAGGTGGGGAATGGGGAAGTCATCAAGAGGTGCTTAACCACAGTATAGCTCAGCAACCTAAGCCCCTGGGACCTGGCTCAGCAGGCTAGCAGTATAATAGGTCAGGTGTGAGGGTACTAGCCCCACATGGAAGGCATTCTGCAAACCCCAGAATACTGGTGCAAAACCTGAAGCCCCAAAGTGGGAAACTAGTGACCACATCTCTAGCCCCCagcacaagaagcttgggacTGTGCCCCTgtaccccagaagcagagctcaacttttaaaatgatcaaaaaaaaaaagagttccaatGACAGGAAGCTATTATGGCAACAGGAAAGATCaaatcatctcagaagaggaaatcactgacaaaatgcctacattgAAGTCTCAAAGAGattttgaattggtctcaagttCCAAAAGTTCTCTTGGaggagctcaaaaaggattttaaaaaacaagagaggtagaagaaaaatttggtaaagaaatgagagttatgcagaagaattataaaaaattggaaaagaaagtacaaaaattgattaaagaaagCTATACTTTTAAAAGCAGATTTGGtcaaaaggagatacaaaagttaactgaagaaaataaatccttaaaaattaaaattggacaggTGGAAACAAATGACTCTATAACACACCAAGGAGCTATCAAATATGTAatcaaaagattagaaaaataggggtggctaggtggcgcagtggataaagcactggccctggagtcaggagtacctgggttcaaatccggtctcagacatgtaataattacctagctgtgtggtctttggcaagccacttaaccccgtttgccttgcgaaaaaaaaaaaacaaacctaaaaaaagattagaaaaatagaagaaaacataaagtacctcaAAGGAAgaatgactgacctggaaaacagatccaagagaaataatttacctGAAAGCCAGATAATTTCagtaaattatcaaggaaaactgccctaatatcctagaatgaGAGGGTAAAGAttaatccttgaaagaattcattgatcacctcctaaaaaatatcccaaaataaattatatgaGTGGAGAAAAACCAGTGGACTCTATATATTAAACACTGGGGAAAAGAATCATTCAATTATGCTACTGGAAAAATAAAGTCACATACATACACTAAATTTAGATCCTCATACcataaatcacaaaataaatttcaggaagatcaataaattatttttaaccaCTAGAAAGGTTAGAAAAAAATGGTAtaatctatttgtttattttagtaGACATATAAATTCTTGTCTAtcaaacaaatgttaaaaattaccaGGAATAAGACAGAAGCATTTTATTATAGACACATAAAAATGAAGTACTTCTATACAATGAAAAATATgatcaagataaaataaaagcaattatttagggggaaatgtctttcttttttatcagatTAAACAACTGACATCCAGAACACAGAAATATATAAGAGCTAGTCTCATTTCCACCagtaaaaatataagaatattaaATTTACAGAAGTTATACAAGCTATAAATAattacttggggaaaaaaactactTGTTAATTTAAAAAGTGTGAAATAAAGCAAGGTACTTCTTTACatctggaaaaaaattgataCAAATAACACAATTCCGTGTGGTAGGAACatggaaaaatagatataatcAAACATTATTGGTGGTATTGAAAAAATAGCATAATCTTTTAAGTGAACAATCTTGAGTTATAAAACTTTCAATTTAATACTCTCATTACTAGGAATTTGCctcaataataaaaattttaaagtattgtaTTTGTAAAAGTATTCATAGTTAGATTgtatataatgaaaaattgacAAAGCAAAATGTTTAATGAGTGAGAAAAAGATAAATCAGTTGTGGtttattaatataaagaaatatccTATGTTAATGACCTGTGAATTCATCAGTTTGAGAGTTCAGGATATGGGAATTCTCTACATCTACCAAGATCACATCTCAGCTACAATTTAATATTGAAAGTGTTGCCTAAGACTCAGCGAGCTTAAGTGATTACAgctttgttgttgagttgttttttcagtcatgtctgattctttctgAGCCTATTTGGATTTTTTCTGGCAAAAGATATGGGAGggggttggccatttccttctcccactcattttatagatgaggaactaaggcaaacagtatgagtgacttgcccagggtcattgtctagatcagatttaaacttgcAAAGAATTCTTCAGGCTTTGAACTCTACTCACTGGGTCACCTAACTAGTCTCACAACTTCCTAAATCAAGGCAAGCAATCTGTCCACTCCCCCCACCGCACAGATAGGATAATTGTAGCGCCATTAAAACTTACAAAGAGAATACAAATATGAGAAGGCATGAAATACAATGGGAAGAAGTTAGACCTAGCAATACAACACtacataaaataaatgcatttaaacATGTGCAACTGTacagagatggtaaggggataGAGAggaattattacttttttaaagacAACTTgcttgtggatagagcaccggccctggagtcaggagtacctgagttcaaatctggcctaagacacttcaTATTAtcaccttagctgtgtggccttgggcaagccacttgcaaaaacctaaaattcaaaaaaaacaaaaaagataactgGGTGGTGCCGTGCGTAGAACGgggtctaagttcaaatcctgcgtCTAACCCCTCCTAGCTCTATGGCTGTGAAAGCACCACTTGCGCTTTCTCAGTCTccgtttcctcctctgtaaaatggggatgactaACAGCATCTGCCCGGCAGGGTGTGCAAACGAATGAGAGCACCACCCTGAAGCACCACGGCACTGCCAGCTACTATTATCATTTATTTGGACCTGAAAATGTGTTTTTATTGAAACGGTTTTAAAGGTgtgttccattttcttttcttcggGCGAAACGGAAGCAAGCGTCCCGGGGATGAGGGCCGATGGGCGTTCCTCCAGAAGGAAGGGgccggggaaactgaggcagggccGGGGGAAAGGCGGCCGGCGGGTTACGGGGCGGGGAGCGCGGGCTGGCCCCGGGCCGCCTCCTcgtcctccccctcctcctcctcctcggggCCCGCCTGCGGCCCCGGGGTCCACGGGAAGGCGCCCGGGCCCCGCGGCAGCACCAGGTCCAGGGCCAGGTCCCTCTGCTCCTCCTCCGAGGCCACGGGCCGGTAGCCCAGCAGCCGCAGGGCGCCCGCGCACAGCTCCTGCACGCGCCGGATCTTGGCGAAGGGGAGCGCGTGGCGCCAGGCCTGGGACACGTTGAGCGCGTCGCGCGACGTGGTCTGGAAGGCGTCCCTGGGCCGGCCGGGCCCGGCGCCGTGGGTGAGGTTGTGGACCCAGGCCTCCAGCCGCGGCGTGGCGCGCAGCCCCGCGAAGGCGTAGAGCGCCCGGATCTCGGCCCGCGGGGCGCGCGCCACGTCCTCGAAGCGCACCAGGCGGTAGCGGCCCCGCAGGAAGGCGGGCGGCCGGCGCAGGGCCGCCTCGGCGATGCGCGCCTGGCCCCGGCACACCTCCCGCACCACGCGCAGCCCGGGGTCGGCCTCCACCCAGCTGCCGTTGGTGCCCAGCACGATGCCGTTGTCGCGCGCCAGCGCCTTGGCCGCGCGCTCGCGGGAGCGCAGCACGGCGCGCGGGTCGCGCACCAGGTGCACGATGCGCAGGTCCAGCGCCGGGTCGGCGAGCAGCGGGTAGAGCGCCCGCAGCCCGAGGAAGCGCACCTCCTTGAGCACCACGTGGCTGTGCGCGCGGCAGGCCCGCGCCGCCGTGGCCGCGCCCAGGGGCCGCGCGCCGCAGCGCCGCCGGCAGGCCGCCTCGCTGCTGAGGGCGCCGCGCGGGAAGGCCGGGCAGGCGGGCGGCGAGCACAGGGCGCGGCTGGCGGCGCGCTGGAAGAGGCCCGCCAGGCTGGGGTAGCGCGGCAGGTAGGCGCTGAACACCGACATGTCGCACAGGAAGACGGAGCGCAGCAGGTCCCGCGCCGCCATCTGCAGCTGCGCCGCGCTGCCCGCGGGCAGGGCCACCCACACGTGCCAGGCCGGCTCCATCAGGTAGAAGACGTCCGGGTGCTGGCTGAAGAGCTGGCCCACGAAGGAGGAGCCCGAGCGCCAGGAGGACAGCAGCAGCACGTGCGTGGGCCCGGGCCGCCGCGGGGAGGCCGGGGGGGCCGGCGGCGCCCGGCGCAGGTACAGCACGAGGCCGGCCTGGGCCAGCAGCAGCAGGGCCAGGCCCGGGCCCGACACCCGCGGCCAGCCCATGGCGGCCGCACCGGCGCGGAGAGGAGGGCGGCGTCAGCCGGGCGGCCGGGCTCCCCGAGCTGCGCCTGGCAAAAAGCTGGAAACAgacataaaaagataataaaaggaGTCACGGGGACGAGGCCGTCATGCGATGTGAGCGCAACCGGGGATGACCCACTCCGGTGGACGGGCGCCTTTCGGCAGCGCAGGAATCAAAGACAGTTGTGGTTTCTTTAGATGTTttgcgaggcagtggggttaagtgtccgaggccacacagctgggtcattaggAAGTGTCTCAGGTGCCCCTGACGCCAGGGCCGCCTAGTGCCCCATCAAACACAGCTCTGAAAGTCTCCCcgtaccatccatatccaaagaagacTCTGTGGAGTTCTAGCAGACCAAATTTGTAAAAAGTTGTCTTACGTATTAGGTTTTGTTCATTTGGATTTGGTTCCCCTTTCACAACATGGTTATAGATTTACATCCTAAATGAGATTGCTCtcggggggagagggaaggaagggagaacaatgtaaaactcaaaatctattATTGttgcttgtagttggaaaaaagcaataaaatattttaaaaagtcaactagAGCACCATATTTTACCAGAAGCATTTCTCAACTCCTCtccattgtttttctcttttatttcctatttattctacacatagcttgtttgtacatatgcATTTGCTTATTCTGTTGCCATTAGATCAAGAGCTGTTTCTTCTAGTGTCTACACAATCTGGTGTATAGTACATAGTGttggataaatgtttattgtcaggggcagctaggtggcacagcgaatagagccccagccctggagtcaggaggacctgagttcaaatttgtcctcagacacttaataattagctagttatgtgacctcggggcacttagccccattgccttgcccccctaaaaaatgtttattgactattgaatGACCTGTTGTTTTAGGTATTGAAAATTCCACCGGCTTTGAAAACAAGAGACCAGTGTAACTTCAGGCAAATAACTGACCTCTCTACAtgggttttctcatctgtaaaatgagacaattgGACCAAATCCATTCCTAAACTCCCTTACAATTATAAATCTGTAATCCTAGGAAACCAAAGATACTACACTTGGTAGGCTAGAGGGTGAGAAATATTAAGGGGAAAATAATCCTTTAAATTAAACTCCACAAGGATTCCTATTAAGACAGATTTATACAATTTTACAGCATtttctaaaaaaaaccaaaccactaCCTTTGTCCTCACATAGGAGACAGGGTAGTAGTGACATACTGTTCTTCCTGTTTTATACGTGAGAAGCAAAATCTGGATTGCAGATCTGTGGATTTTTCATTTAGCTGCCTACTTACTAAGACTGGAGACAGGTGGTAAAGTAGCAAGTGGGCTCGACCCAACTAGATGCCAGATCAAGAAGGCCTGAGCttaaattcagccttagatactaGCAGTCATCCTCTCAAGTCATTGAACTGCTGCCTGCCTcaggctcctcatctgtaaaattgtgaTGATAGAACCTACATCTCCGAATTGTTGTCAAAGGAAAATATCCCATATGTAAGGCACTCTGAAAAGCTgaaagtatcatataaatgctagccattattaTGGGGCAGCTCACTGGCACGATGGATTATCAAGCACTGGCCTTGAACCAgtaggataggagtttgaattcagcctcagaatcttgacacttactggctgtgtgaccttgggcaaatcacttcatcctatggcctctcatccagagccatctctagttgtACTGATTCCtaactggccactggatccagatggaggagaaagtgaggttagtgacttcTCATAGCCCCCCTCCCCATTCAAAACCAATTAatttgcttttcatggcatcacctccctgatgccatgatcaTCTttgaggacaaacatcatcattattataataaagaCTCTTGTTCCTCGGAAAACCTCTGCTCTTACTGGTCTTATCAGTTTCTGTAGTTCTGCTTCTTACAGCCCTAACTGGAATATGCAATGCCAGCTGAAAAttcaagactcagtttcctcacatctTGATGTCAGTGGACCAATAGGTCTTCCAGTTCAAGAATTCCAACGTTTAGAAAGAATTGAAGCCGAGGAAGCAGCAGCCTCTGAAGGTCATAGGAGGGGCAAATCATTGTCTGCTATGCCATAAGACTAAGGAATAGaacagggagaagagaaaaagagaagaggagaaaaggggcaggagagggggaagaaaaaaggtgGTAGGAAGTCAAAAAGGGAGGGATGAAACAAGAGAAAAATTTGTTAGAGGTGAGATATGATAAAGTGTTGCCAACAATGGCTTCAAGTGTCACTGAAAACTACCCAACCTTTGTTTCTAGTAATCTAATGGAAAGAGGTGGCTATGCCTATGCCAGGAAGCTGAGGGGGATCAGAGCTCTCTAAGGGTTATCCAGGAAGTAGGGGCACAGTAAAGATAGAGGAGGGATACTCTGAGTTACAGACCTattgaaaagagaatgaaaagaaagccTCAGAGAGGATTGTCTTTGAGGTTTGGTTGGGAGTGCTGCTTTCTTTCCTGCCTTGAATTCTTTACAGACATTATCTAGGGCAACTGGACGCAACTGGAATCTTCcttctatattttccttcctcctaATATTTTCATTTAGGACCTGAGAAATGAATCTCCAACCATCAGGAATCCTGGGGTGAAatggacagaaaaggaaagaggggaaataGCTCAGCCTAAACAGCAACACTCCCCCCATCTCCCACCCCTAGACATGCTCATGATATACACAAAAGCAAGCCAGGACTCGATCCAGTATTCCCAGATGTAATGCAGGCCCAGATTCAGAAGTTAGGATACTTCTTCCTAGGGTTTTTCTTTCCAGATACGGCACCTCCCTCAGTGGCTTGAGGTAAAAAACAAGTCCCTTCCCTTTGCTGGGTCTCGATTTTCCTATTAATGGGAATCTTTACTGTCCTTGCTTATTTCTATCCCCTTATTGCCTTTCTCAACCTGACCTTACAAAGTTTGTGGCTCTGAAATTCCATTTCTAGGGAAAATTGGCATACAGGAACCTCAAAAATGTCTCTTTAAGTATCCACCATCCTCCCTGCTCTGTATAACACAGCTCCCAAGGTAAACTTGACAGGAACTGATAAATTTTCCAGGACCACAATTCTTGATATCTTCCCTATCTTAGTGGGGAACCTAAAGAAGTATCATTTGTGGTTGATTCTCTTTATAAAACATAGCAACCTGTTAAAAAGTGCTGACCATGTTTATCACAGCTTTGAACTAAAGAGAGAACATATGGGGCACTGGGGAGTCCCCTTGCAAGCAACACATTGCAGCAGTATTCAGTTCTGGGCATTCAGATGGCCCCAAGAACCTTCTTTGTCTAAGTTGTCCATATCTTGCCCTACTTAGAAGTGGAGGGGAGAAGACTGTTAACTTGAGAGTATAAATGGGAACAGCCTCAGTCATATATTTAGATGAAATCTTCTTAGCCTAAGTCTTGGGGCTAGTTCTCATCTGTGACTGATTCATCCTCCTTGCAACCTGATCAGTTCAGGCCAGTCCTCCATTTCTAAAAGAGAGCAATGGGGCTCCTACACAGATATTCCCTGAAGTTCATCCCTAAGGTTCATTCTTCCCTGAAGATATTCCCTGTGTTGGCAGCACTTTATATCATACCTCACCTCACGCAACTTTTTCTCGTTTCATCCTCTATAAAAAAGGAATCATTTCCCTTGTGCCAGTTATGAGTGAGCTCACACACACAAAAGGCGAGCTGAGAAAGGGGTCCTATTTTCTAAAGGGGAGGACTTTCCTAGATCACAAGATTCTATATTGTCTTTACAGCTGTGACTAGCTCAGAGTTCCATTTCTTAGAGGCCCGAGAGGTTTttgttctgtttgtttttgtccttcatttttccaaAGAAGACCACTACATCAGAGAGGTTGATGCCACGGCAagtacgtgaattggatttgagtgagggggtgctttcTTCAGAGTCAACTAGGTCTACTGCCCAGATATGAATTTGGGATGactgagatggctctggatgaggcaatcacttgcccaaggtcacacagctagtaagagtcaagtgtctgatgccggattcGAACTCCTTCTCCTCCtgctccaaggccagttctctatccgctgcaccacctagctgcccttatcctGTATATgctactaactagctatgtgttTGGGGGATGGCAGAGCAGAAACTCGTTTTATTTTCCTGAGGTTCAGTTTTCCTGGCCATAAAACGATGGGGATGAACGAAATCATTTCTAAGGTTCATTCCAGTAGAAAGTCAAGTCCTCGTGGACAAATAACTCTTCTAATTTGTCTTTGAATTTTCAGTGCCTGATTCAGAGCGGGCactctatttccttatttttacaaCTAtaggcaaagatagttttcaacaatcatttttctaaGGTTTGGAATTTCACATTTCCCTCCCCCCTGACCCTGacagagcaatctaatataggttttacatgttaaaatatgttaaacacatttccatattaatagaacaaaaaagtggaaaaaactaTCAAAcgaaaatggagaaatgaaacTAGTAAGCTTTGGCCTGCATGCAGACtctaattccttctctgaatgggGTCTGGATGGGGTCTGGATggggatggtattttccatcagaagtccTTTGCCATTGTCTAAttgttgtactgctgagatgagcaaatACATcctagctgatcatctcacaaggcAAAGCAGGCACtcggaaacaaaacaaaaaaacaaactcgTGTTAAAAGCCAGCTCTAACACTGTGCTTCTATGATTCTAGAATTGGAATACAGTGGCGCTCTCTAGCATTACATACTAAAATTCTTCTCCTGATTAGCCACCAGAGTGACCGGATCTCTTTCCCCAACTGAAATGGTTACAGGAATAGTGTCCCCACTTCACCTCATCCCAGGGTCTGCCCTTCCCCGCCCCCCAGTCAAGGATTCCCAAAGGTATTGAGGTGTCCTCCTGAGACCCCTCCAGAAAAGAGGACCCTCCCAACGAGGGTCAGCAGGGAAAGACTGGGGCATTTTTCAGAGAGGCCAAGAGGGGATTCTGGAGAGATGGGAAGCAGGGAGAAGGGACAGGGTCGTCTTCTTGAACAGGAGGTCTAGGggatgaagaggaggaaagaagagaagggaaagaaatgatcctaggacgacctgagttcaaatccgacccttgataatgacctagctgggtgacctcgggcaagtcacttaacccttgcaaagattaaaaaaacccaaaaaataaagaaaatgatcctGGCCGCCCAGGCTTCTAAGAGAGGAGCAGAAAGGAGAACCAGAAGATCCCAGAAGCACAAGAAGAGATTTGGGGACAGTGAAGGATAAAGAAGCTTCCCTGGGACTATGGAGAGGAAGCAGCAGCGTGTGAGGGTCCTGGAGATCGGCACTTAACCCTTCGGGAACTGAACCCGGGAGAGGCGAGAGCGACTTGGGAGGCAACGGGATGCCGGGGCCCCAAGGAGCCCTGCCCGGCTGGAGGAAAGCGGCTGCCGCTTCTGCCGGGCGCGTGGTGATGCTCGGGACGGGCAGCTGCCTCGGAGCCCAGCCCCTCGCCCCAGGATTGCATGCAGCCCCCCGGCCCCCCATACCTGCTTTCAGCTAGCAGCGCCCCTCGCCCCGGGCCGCCCCCCGCTCGGCTCTGCCTtccccgggccggggccggggcgctTTCTCTGCTGCAGAGCTGGCACAGTGGGTGGTTTCCAGACGTGGCCGCAGCACTGGCCGGGAGAGGAGGGGCGAGGAGGggacaggagggaagggaagctCCCCGCTGCCattggggggtgggtgggggacaCTCAATCCCGTAGGCGAGGGGAGGAGATCTGTCCATCCCCCTCTTCCCAAGGTCCAAGAATGGCACTGCTGGAAGGACCTAAGAGCGCACCTAGCCCAAATTAATatctttgaggaaactgaggccaagagaggaaAAAGTGGTTTGCCTACTGTGGCAAATAGCAGAGTCAGACCTTCTAGGTCAACATGCAAGGCTTTAGCCTTTAGGAAGTCCCCTCTTCTGGAAGATGGAGAAATGAAGGCAGGAGGCATTAAGCTGTGCCAGCCAGGCGGGAGGGAAGAGGCACAGTCCCCAGCTGAGGGGCATCTGGGACTTCTTTCCTCCGTCACTTTACAGTGGAGCTACCCTCTGAAAACAAGAGATTTGGATTCTAGCCTGATTCTGCCGCTCATCTGCTATGGCACCTTCGGGCAGTTACCCTCTCCTGCTTTTGTCTCCCAGTCAATAAAAACAAGTGTTAGCCTGAATGTTGCTCTCAAGTCCCGTTCCTCATTTGACATTCTATGCTCCCAGGGGAAGAGAACTAGAAGGGGGACCTTAGAGACAGTTTAGtacaatgccctcattttacaaatgaggaaatggaagtatAGATCCAAGTCATTTGCTTGCAATGGCACTGGTAGTGTTGGAATCCAGGTTTTTCAGTCCAAATAAAAGCGCTCATTAGGTCACCTCTTCATTTAACAAATTTGTGGAGTGCCCATTATGTGAAGGTGTTGTTCTCTTTAAGCCTTCTTCCAGAGAACCAGGTGTATAGGGGGGAGCATGATCATCCCAACACCACACCTAGGACTAAGCAAGGGAAGTGAATACAGTGGAAAGGTTACAAAGTCAGCTGGAGAGCACAAAAAGCCCTTGTGAATGAAATAGGAACCCAAAGCAGTCCGTGGAAAGACCTGAGCCAAGGTGACCTTGAATATGAGCTGCTTTGCAAATCCAcccttcaaaacaaaacaaatagttcaagcaaaaaaaaaaatgaaatacctaGTTTTCTATTCCCACCATCCCATCCCACCCCACTCCACTGGTCCTATCCAGGCCTCTTCCCTCATGTCTCGAGAAAAAAAGgccaaaataaaacagaaaacctAACAGGAAtgatctccccccccaaaaaaaaaaaatctcctggaaGAACAAGACCAGTGAATTTGGGAAAGGATGGAGAAATCGAGCCACCCTAGCAACTGGTTGTTTTGGCTCCCGTTGAAAGGGTCAGCTCTTAGATTGTTGAGATCTCAGCTCAGGTCATTAACCTCTTGACTCTAGCTCATGCTCATGCTCAAAGAGTGTCAAGAACCATGTCTTATATTTCATTCCCCATATTTGTTAGCATGACGCTTAGTGCAAACTAGGTGTCAAGTACATACTTGTATTTGGTTGAATAAAAGAAATTCCTTTCCCTGTAAATAAAAGTTGGATAATTTGAGTTTCTAGCAAGAAGAAAGCATTTCCTCTCGGAAAACTACTTTTAAGCCTCTTCCATAGCTGAAATTTAAGGCAGCATAGTTATTAGTGCCAGAGATGCCGACACTGGAGCGAATAGTTCCAGATCCACCTAACGTACCAATTACTAGATTTTGACTAGTGGCTAGTTCTCTTAGCCTGAAGTTTCAAGGGTTGTATTTACACTACCCTCTCACACAAAGGATTTTGTGAAGGACAAGTGAATATACTTTGTAACcagaaagtgcttaataattgccttaatAAGGCAATTACTCAGGTAAATTAGATCAGAACCTGTGCCCCTGAATTtgggaagaaatttaaataaagtcAAGTTGGctggttttgcttttcttaaatTATCAAGCAATTGCCTTCAATCTTTGCTATCTTTGCCTGTCTTTGAGGTcagtttaatttttctctctctcaactcCATAAATTTACtgttgttcctttttttaaataatcaaatccTTCCAAAACAGAGTTGTAATTTTCCAGACTGTGACTAGAACATGCCATTCAAGTGGATTAGGTGAAAACTCCCATGTTTGTTTGGGGTTGTACCTGAGTGATTCTGCTACAGGGCCAATAAGTAAACTCCAAGGCCTCTGAGCAATGCCTTAACAAAGGATGCTTACACAGAATTTAAGATTACAGAAAAGGGTTTACTGGAGAAAAAATATTCCATAGGTCTTGACACatatattttgaacattttaatcAGAAAGATACAAAATTAAGGAATGTTCACATATTCTTTATAAAACATAGGAATTTtgcaattaaatataattaacaaaattttaagtAAGCTCATCACTTAAACAGGTTTTCTAAtgtctttatactttttttttcttatttggtttGAATCCCAGAAGTTATTTTTAGATTggatttgaagaaaatataatctgGCATTTTTACATTCCTAgatgttaaaagaaataatgaaaattttccaACATTAATAATAAAAGTTGTTCAAGCATTTCTGTGCTTAAATAAAGTGAAACAGCTTTGTTTTTCCAGACTTCCATCTTGGCCAGGTCAGAATCCTGAAAAGATGTGCTTTTGAAATGAGAGCCATTAGTCTTTCCAACAAAGTGTCAAGTGTTGAATAGGCAGCACGTTGAAGCAGGGGTTTCAGGTACTAGTGGGGGCATCAATTACAAGAAGAGGACATCCTTCTAGCTCCAAATGTCTATTTGATGttataaaacaaattcttttaCCCATTAAagtgtctgtctttctcttcagGATGACTGGGT
This region includes:
- the CHST6 gene encoding carbohydrate sulfotransferase 6; translation: MGWPRVSGPGLALLLLAQAGLVLYLRRAPPAPPASPRRPGPTHVLLLSSWRSGSSFVGQLFSQHPDVFYLMEPAWHVWVALPAGSAAQLQMAARDLLRSVFLCDMSVFSAYLPRYPSLAGLFQRAASRALCSPPACPAFPRGALSSEAACRRRCGARPLGAATAARACRAHSHVVLKEVRFLGLRALYPLLADPALDLRIVHLVRDPRAVLRSRERAAKALARDNGIVLGTNGSWVEADPGLRVVREVCRGQARIAEAALRRPPAFLRGRYRLVRFEDVARAPRAEIRALYAFAGLRATPRLEAWVHNLTHGAGPGRPRDAFQTTSRDALNVSQAWRHALPFAKIRRVQELCAGALRLLGYRPVASEEEQRDLALDLVLPRGPGAFPWTPGPQAGPEEEEEGEDEEAARGQPALPAP